Proteins found in one Blattabacteriaceae bacterium genomic segment:
- a CDS encoding aminotransferase class III-fold pyridoxal phosphate-dependent enzyme codes for MIHQRLFNVYNSIPIELIKGSGFHLFDENGQRYLDFYGGHAVVSIGHLHSHYIKALQDQINKITFYSNYVNISNQERLSELLCDVSGYEDYKLFLCNSGTESIENALKIASFHNRKKKIIAFKGSFHGRTSGSTSITDNTKILAPFNSKHEVVFLNYKDLLSVEKELRKRNVCALITEGIQGISGIIDPGDFFLREIQNMCRYYETVFILDEIQSGYGRTGDFFAHQRSGVNPDLISLAKGMGNGFPIGGVLINPKFEEFNGMLGSTFGGNYLACVAAISVLEVIKNENLLKNVKIIGEELLKHLQDIPHIEEIRGRGFMIGLRFNFPVKKLIEVLINQEKVFVGFSYDPYVLRLFPPLNLTKDNVKLFIKKLVRSLES; via the coding sequence ATGATCCACCAAAGATTATTCAACGTTTATAATTCTATTCCTATAGAATTAATAAAAGGTTCTGGGTTCCACTTATTTGACGAAAATGGACAAAGGTATTTAGATTTTTATGGTGGACATGCTGTGGTTTCAATTGGGCACTTACATTCACATTATATAAAAGCTTTACAGGACCAAATAAATAAAATTACTTTCTATTCAAATTATGTTAACATCTCTAATCAGGAAAGATTATCAGAATTACTTTGTGATGTATCTGGTTATGAAGATTATAAACTTTTTTTATGCAATTCTGGTACTGAATCTATAGAAAATGCTCTTAAAATTGCTTCGTTTCATAACAGAAAAAAAAAGATCATAGCTTTTAAGGGTTCTTTTCATGGTCGAACAAGCGGCTCAACATCTATTACGGACAATACAAAAATTTTAGCCCCATTCAATTCTAAGCATGAAGTAGTTTTTTTAAACTATAAAGATTTGTTATCTGTGGAAAAAGAATTAAGAAAAAGGAACGTTTGTGCTCTTATTACTGAAGGAATACAAGGAATCTCTGGAATAATTGATCCTGGAGATTTTTTTTTACGTGAAATACAAAATATGTGCAGATATTATGAAACCGTTTTCATACTGGATGAAATCCAAAGTGGATATGGCAGAACTGGAGATTTTTTTGCACATCAGCGATCTGGAGTAAATCCAGATCTTATATCTTTAGCTAAAGGTATGGGAAATGGGTTTCCGATTGGTGGGGTCCTTATCAACCCAAAATTTGAAGAATTTAATGGAATGTTAGGCAGTACTTTTGGAGGAAATTATTTAGCTTGTGTAGCTGCTATTTCTGTTTTGGAAGTTATTAAAAACGAAAACCTTTTAAAAAACGTTAAAATAATCGGAGAAGAATTATTGAAACACTTGCAAGATATTCCTCATATTGAGGAAATAAGAGGTCGGGGATTCATGATAGGATTACGGTTTAATTTCCCTGTAAAAAAATTAATAGAAGTTCTGATAAATCAGGAAAAAGTATTTGTTGGATTTTCTTATGATCCTTACGTTTTAAGATTATTCCCTCCCCTAAATCTAACAAAAGATAATGTAAAATTATTTATAAAAAAACTGGTCCGTTCTTTGGAATCCTAA
- the argC gene encoding N-acetyl-gamma-glutamyl-phosphate reductase: protein MIKTGIIGGAGYTAGELIRLLLSHPRVDLTSVVSVREFENPLYSVHFDLLGETEIKFTKKLDEDVDVVFLCLHPGTSREAIKNIADRSNVIDLSNDFRLIEHSAFGMRSFIYGLPEQQRSIIRKAISVANPGCFATAIQIAILPLAYAQCLKSDIHISAITGSTGAGKALNEKIHFSWRNNNISSYNIFIHHHLNEIREVIHRYQKSFQKEIFLVPYRGNFSRGIISTVYTDSLYSLDENKDLYQSYYKKHPFVSLSERELDLKQVIGTNKCFLHLSLKNGKIIITSIIDNLLKGSSGQAVQNMNIMQGWEEDCGLKLKPSLF, encoded by the coding sequence ATGATTAAAACTGGCATTATAGGAGGAGCAGGTTATACTGCTGGAGAATTGATTAGGTTACTCTTATCTCATCCAAGAGTGGATCTCACTAGCGTAGTAAGTGTTAGGGAGTTCGAAAATCCTCTTTATTCAGTTCACTTTGATTTACTTGGGGAAACTGAAATTAAATTCACTAAAAAATTAGATGAAGATGTTGATGTCGTTTTTCTATGCCTCCATCCTGGAACTTCCAGAGAAGCTATAAAAAATATAGCTGATCGCTCAAATGTGATAGATTTAAGTAATGATTTTAGATTAATCGAACATTCTGCATTTGGAATGCGATCATTTATCTATGGATTACCAGAACAACAAAGGTCTATAATTAGAAAGGCTATATCTGTTGCAAATCCTGGTTGTTTTGCAACAGCTATTCAGATAGCGATTTTGCCTCTAGCCTATGCTCAATGTTTGAAAAGTGATATTCATATAAGTGCTATTACTGGATCTACTGGAGCAGGAAAGGCTCTAAATGAAAAAATTCATTTTAGCTGGAGAAATAATAACATTTCCTCTTACAATATTTTTATCCATCATCATTTAAATGAGATTAGAGAAGTAATTCATCGATACCAAAAATCTTTTCAGAAAGAAATTTTTCTAGTGCCTTATAGAGGTAATTTTTCTAGAGGAATTATTTCAACAGTTTATACCGATTCCCTTTATTCTCTAGATGAGAATAAAGATCTATATCAGAGTTATTATAAAAAACATCCATTTGTTTCTCTCTCAGAAAGAGAACTAGATTTAAAGCAGGTAATAGGCACTAATAAATGTTTTTTACATTTATCTTTGAAAAATGGAAAAATTATCATAACATCCATAATTGATAACCTTTTAAAAGGTTCTTCAGGTCAAGCTGTACAAAACATGAACATCATGCAAGGATGGGAAGAGGATTGTGGCCTCAAATTAAAACCTTCACTATTTTAG
- the carA gene encoding glutamine-hydrolyzing carbamoyl-phosphate synthase small subunit: MKKKIAFLHIENGEKYEAYHLGAPISSYGEVVFNTPMTGYVESLTDPSYFGQILLFTYPSIGNYGVPSSPLSKKLISRFYESNKVHVSGLIVSDYSHINGKMFKNLSNWLKEYKVPGLYGLDTRCLTKILRKRGTMLGKIFCFEKNITFFDSSKENEKISIKEKIIYGNGRYKILLVDCGVKNNILRCLLIRNCSIIRVPCNYDFTKEKYYDGIFLSNGPGNPNEYQETILHLRKALRWNKPVFGICLGNQLLGVSTGSITRKLKYGHRSYNQPVILSATNKAYITSQNHGYVIDSKIIPDQWKIFFKNLNDQSCEGIIHTKTPFFSVQFHPEAFGGTNDTEFLFDYFIDLIKGSNEN, from the coding sequence ATGAAAAAAAAAATTGCTTTTCTTCATATAGAAAATGGAGAAAAATATGAAGCATATCATTTAGGCGCTCCTATATCTTCTTATGGTGAAGTAGTTTTTAATACTCCTATGACTGGATATGTGGAAAGCTTAACAGATCCTTCCTATTTTGGTCAAATCTTACTTTTTACTTATCCTAGTATAGGAAACTATGGGGTACCTAGTTCTCCCTTATCCAAAAAATTGATCTCTAGATTTTATGAATCAAATAAAGTTCATGTTTCAGGTTTGATTGTTTCAGATTATTCCCATATTAATGGGAAAATGTTTAAAAATCTATCCAATTGGTTAAAAGAATATAAAGTTCCAGGTCTTTATGGATTGGATACTAGATGCTTAACAAAAATACTTAGAAAACGAGGGACTATGCTTGGAAAAATCTTCTGTTTTGAGAAAAACATTACCTTTTTCGATTCCAGCAAAGAAAATGAGAAGATATCCATTAAAGAAAAAATTATTTATGGAAATGGTCGATACAAAATATTACTGGTTGATTGTGGAGTAAAAAATAACATTCTACGATGTTTGCTTATACGAAATTGTTCAATTATTCGTGTACCTTGTAATTATGATTTTACTAAGGAAAAATATTATGACGGAATCTTTCTTTCCAATGGACCTGGAAATCCTAATGAGTACCAAGAAACTATTCTACATCTTAGAAAAGCATTAAGATGGAATAAGCCTGTTTTTGGCATTTGCCTTGGTAATCAACTACTCGGTGTATCCACAGGCTCTATAACGAGAAAACTTAAATATGGTCATAGAAGCTATAATCAACCAGTAATATTGAGTGCTACCAATAAAGCGTACATAACCTCACAAAACCATGGTTATGTGATTGATTCCAAAATAATTCCTGATCAATGGAAAATATTCTTCAAAAATCTAAATGATCAAAGTTGCGAGGGTATTATACATACAAAAACCCCTTTTTTTTCTGTGCAATTTCACCCTGAAGCTTTTGGAGGTACAAATGATACTGAATTTTTGTTTGATTATTTTATTGATCTAATTAAAGGATCCAATGAAAATTAA